The following proteins are encoded in a genomic region of Nomascus leucogenys isolate Asia chromosome 17, Asia_NLE_v1, whole genome shotgun sequence:
- the PRICKLE4 gene encoding prickle-like protein 4, whose amino-acid sequence MSVQNSGWPHQEDSPKPQDPGPPANSDSDSGHLPGEDPEDTYAQGPAVLSLGSLCLDTNQAPNWTGHQTLLQQLPPQDIDERYCLALGEEERAELRLFCARRKQEALGQGVARLVLPKLEAHTCEKCRELLKPGEYGVFAARAGEQRCWHQPCFACQACGQALINLIYFYHDGQLYCGRHHAELLRPRCPACDQLIFSWRCTEAEGQRWHENHFCCQDCAGPLGGGRYALAGGSPCCPSCFENRYSDAGWSWAGALEGQAFLGDTGPDRTEGRDQTSVNSATLSRTLLLAAAGGSSLQTQAGLPGSSPQQENRPGDKAEAPKGQEQCRLETLRDPKDTPFSTCSSSSDSEPEGFFLGERLPQSWKTPGSLQAEDSNASKKHCTMC is encoded by the exons ATGTCAGTGCAGAACTCTGGCTGGCCCCACCAAGAAGACAGCCCCAAGCCCCAGGATCCAGGTCCACCAGCCAACTCAGACAGTGACTCAGGCCACCTGCCAGGGGAGGACCCTGAGGATACCTATGCTCAG GGTCCTGCAGTTCTGAGCTTGGGTTCCCTTTGCCTGGACACCAACCAAGCCCCCAACTGGACTGGGCATCAGACCCTCCTGCAGCAACTCCCTCCGCAGGACATTGAT GAGCGCTACTGCCTGGCCCTTGGGGAGGAGGAGCGGGCCGAGCTGCGGCTCTTCTGTGCCAGGCGGAAGCAGGAAGCCCTGGGACAGGGGGTAGCCCGCCTGGTACTTCCCAAGCTTGAAGCACACACCTGTGAGAAG TGTAGGGAGCTGCTGAAGCCAGGGGAGTACGGAGTGTTTGCAGCCCGGGCAGGGGAACAGCGCTGCTGGCACCAGCCTTGCTTTGCCTGCCAGGCCTGTGGCCAGGCCCTGATAAACCTCATCTACTTCTACCATGATGGACAACTCTACTGTGGCCGTCATCATGCAGAGTTGCTGCGCCCGCGCTGCCCGGCTTGTGACCAG ctGATCTTCTCCTGGCGCTGCACCGAGGCGGAGGGACAGCGCTGGCATGAGAACCACTTCTGTTGCCAGGACTGCGCCGGGCCTCTGGGCGGGGGACGTTATGCCCTGGCTGGGGGAAGCCCCTGCTGCCCCAGCTGCTTCGAGAACCGCTACTCGGATGCAGGCTGGAGCTGGGCCGGGGCACTGGAAGGGCAGGCATTCCTTG GGGATACTGGACCCGACCGAACTGAAGGAAGGGACCAAACCTCGGTGAACTCTGCAACCCTCTCCCGAACACTTCTTCTCGCTGCTGCCGGCGGTTCCAGCCTGCAAACTCAGGCGGGGCTGCCTGGATCCAGTCCTCAGCAGGAGAACCGACCTGGGGACAAAGCGGAAGCACCCAAAGGGCAGGAGCAATGCCGCCTGGAGACTCTTCGTGATCCCAAGGACACCCCTTTCtccacctgctcctcctcctctgacTCGGAACCTGAAGGATTTTTCTTAGGCGAGCGCCTTCCCCAGTCCTGGAAGACCCCCGGAAGCCTCCAAGCAGAGGACAGCAACGCCTCTAAGAAGCACTGCACCATGTGCTAG
- the TOMM6 gene encoding mitochondrial import receptor subunit TOM6 homolog, protein MASSGVPVSAAGSANETPEIPDNVGDWLRGVYRFATDRNDFRRNLILNLGLFAAGVWLARNLSDIDLMAPQPGV, encoded by the exons ATGGCTTCCAGCGGGGTCCCGGTCAGCGCTGCTGGTTCGGCTAATGAAACTCCCGAAATACCAGACAACGTGGGAGATTGGCTTCGGGGCGTCTACCGCTTTGCTACTGATAGGAATGACTTCCGGAG GAACTTGATACTAAATTTGGGACTCTTTGCTGCGGGAGTTTGGCTGGCCAGGAACTTGAGTGACATTGACCTCATGGCACCTCAGCCAGGGGTGTAG